One region of Culex pipiens pallens isolate TS chromosome 2, TS_CPP_V2, whole genome shotgun sequence genomic DNA includes:
- the LOC120430833 gene encoding uncharacterized protein LOC120430833, whose translation MEAEQDIAISTVVVNIDIVDLFDYAQESRRTWIEGNQVYQSNHVLIVGCTGRDGNKLQLFGSCLRASNPKEHPREVNITTATLFRNWEISCTCPAGRFKCKHQCACLVYIHNRKELDILTRTEVKQQWGKVAKNQSSILYEPIPIKHLCGQRSVSSPSYVDNNLSQSIMNLFLSELPDSALAKSVKGRGKSPRDRTDDVSGSADSRQEQKFEFPPVLPRWNPAKNGDNTEVAEDRNEIVEYVRRIFERNRQTEVNGFVGPLASSKEYDYYSARVCLNTEEALSLAKINQSDELWRKARKVRITASVCYELYTYYNNDNGTRDWTQKLGSIIKPLEKKIPSLAYGKATEPLALQRYREKNLQHKIATVGLVVDPSVPFLGCSPDGIVVNQDKLLEIKCPTAGDKLPLNAIVGQLKYVYHRDGIYLLRPKHAYYGQVQLSMYILKLKSTDFVIYSRFDNDYLCIEVNYDDKFVRELISVLSNVYFNLFLPLLCN comes from the exons ATGGAAGCGGAACAG GACATTGCAATTTCCACCGTTGTGGTAAACATTGACATCGTCGATCTATTCGATTATGCCCAGGAGAGCCGCCGGACCTGGATTGAAGGAAACCAAGTCTATCAGAGCAACCACGTTCTAATCGTTGGTTGTACCGGCCGTGACGGGAACAAGCTGCAACTGTTTGGGAGCTGCCTACGCGCCTCGAATCCCAAGGAGCACCCAAGGGAAGTGAACATTACAACCGCGACATTATTTAGAAATTGGGAAATTTCGTGTACGTGTCCCGCTGGGAGATTCAAGTGTAAACATCAATGTGCGTGCTTAGTTTATATACACAA TAGAAAGGAGCTGGACATCTTAACCCGGACGGAAGTCAAACAACAATGGGGGAAGGTCGCGAAGAATCAGTCAAGCATTCTTTACGAGCCAATTCCAATAAAACATCTGTGTGGCCAGCGGAGCGTATCTTCCCCAAGCTACGTCGACAACAATCTCAGTCAGTCAATCATGAATCTGTTTTTGAGTG aattGCCCGATTCCGCTCTTGCCAAGTCGGTAAAAGGACGAGGAAAGAGTCCACGTGATCGCACAGATGATGTCTCCGGTTCAGCAGACTCCAGGCAGGAGCAGAAGTTTGAGTTCCCACCTGTTCTACCAAGGTGGAATCCTGCTAAGAACGGGGACAACACCGAGGTCGCCGAAGATCGCAACGAAATCGTCGAATACGTACGCCGTATTTTTGAGCGAAATAGGCAAACCGAGGTGAATGGATTCGTTGGCCCTTTGGCCAGTTCGAAGGAGTATGATTACTATTCTGCTAGGGTTTGCTTAAACACCGAGGAAGCCCTAAGTTTGGCAAAGATTAATCAATCTGATGAACTATGGAGGAAAGCCCGTAAAGTGCGAATCACGGCCAGCGTTTGCTACGAGTTATACACGTACTACAACAACGACAACGGAACAAGGGACTGGACACAAAAGCTTGGCTCAATTATCAAGCCGTTGGAGAAGAAAATTCCTTCGTTAGCGTATGGCAAAGCGACTGAACCACTAGCTCTGCAACGATACAGAGAAAAGAATTTGCAACATAAGATCGCCACAGTGGGACTGGTCGTGGACCCCTCGGTTCCATTCTTGGGTTGCTCTCCGGACGGCATTGTTGTCAATCAAGATAAACTGCTGGAAATAAAATGTCCGACAGCCGGGGACAAGCTGCCACTCAACGCCATTGTCGGTCAACTAAAATATGTTTACCACCGAGACGGAATTTACCTGTTACGCCCCAAACATGCATATTACGGACAAGTTCAACTTTCAATgtatattcttaaattaaaatcaacCGATTTCGTTATCTACAGCCGTTTTGATAACGATTATCTTTGTATTGAAGTAAATTACGATGATAAGTTCGTAAGGGAATTGATATCTGTTCTAAGTaacgtttattttaatttgttccTCCCGCTACTATGCaactaa
- the LOC128092642 gene encoding uncharacterized protein LOC128092642, whose product MSFRCISSLFDVTPKTASKYFRGFVPLLADFQNVRAVLDCTEVQLQRSTCLHCRILTYSHYKGRETVKFLVSVTPGGVFNYVSQGFVGKASDKFIFNASGMITMFDEGDSIMVDKGFAISNELSQHRLEMIRPPLLQGEQLSTEEAKQNASIARARVHVERSIQRLKNFNIFTNKFELNLVPFIDDLIIIAAGITNLSDPILADSRF is encoded by the exons ATGTCCTTCCGGTGCATATCGAGCCTGTTCGACGTTACGCCAAAAACAGCTTCAAAGTACTTTCGGGGCTTTGTTCCGTTGCTGGCCGAT TTCCAGAATGTTCGCGCAGTACTTGACTGCACTGAGGTGCAGCTGCAACGATCAACTTGCTTACACTGCCGAATACTCACCTACTCTCACTACAAAGGACGAGAGACGGTGAAGTTCTTAGTCTCGGTGACCCCTGGGGGTGTGTTTAATTACGTGAGCCAAGGGTTCGTCGGGAAAGCTTCCGACAAGTTCATTTTCAACGCCAGCGGAATGATCACCATGTTCGACGAAGGCGATTCTATCATGGTGGATAAAGGTTTCGCCATTTCCAACGAGCTGTCCCAACACCGGCTTGAGATGATCCGACCACCACTACTGCAGGGGGAGCAGCTGAGCACAGAAGAAGCGAAGCAAAATGCATCAATCGCTCGAGCCCGAGTGCATGTCGAGCGTTCCATACAGCGGTTgaaaaacttcaacattttcaCTAACAAGTTCGAGCTTAATCTGGTCCCATTTATCGACGACCTAATAATTATTGCCGCCGGAATAACTAACCTGTCGGATCCTATTTTGGCAGACTCTCGTTTCTGA